Part of the Plasmodium falciparum 3D7 genome assembly, chromosome: 10 genome, ATCATGAgcagttttttttttttttttttttttattaaaagcgaaaaaaatgaaaacttttttttaaaaatgtatacatgTGTTTTTTAAATACCCATGTCAAAAGTATATCATATAcaaaggtatatatatatatatatatatatatatatatatatatatataatatatatatatgtgtatgtgtctttatatattatatatatgtttttatttttttcctttaaatataaaatgtatatacatGGAAATATAgtcaatttaaaaaaataaaataacttacacatataaaatatatttatatatatatatatatatatatatatatatataattgattatttttatatcatactATTGAGTAATATTATGACCATAATATGTAACATTTAACATTTTTgtcatatatacaaatatgctgtacaaaaaaaaaaaaaaaaaatattatatacataagaaTTTCcttttatgtataatttatgaATATGCATTATTTCCATGTTACGAAAACATCATCAGTTCTATATCTCTGATGAATAGTTATAttgttaaaattatatatatctttattttttgcaTGTAGATATTCTAAATATCCGGTATATGCAATCATGGCTCCATTATCAACACAATAACTGTGATCCATAAAtccaattttaatatttttttgtttcgccatttttttcatcatattttgaagaaataaattacATCCAACACCTCCTACAATAATAACCTCTTTACTATTTGTAAATGCTATAGCTCTTTCCGTAATTTCAATAAGCATACTAAAAATATGATGTTGTAGGCTATAgcatatttgtatttttcttttttcttcttctgtCAGATCAATTACATCTTCTTCTCCTTCTCCTTCTCCTTCTTCATTTACacttttttcataaaaatcaCTAGCAGTCTCAATAGAACAATTATCATCAATATATTCATCATTCTCTCCGTAATTTTCTTTATGTTCACtttcaaaaattatattatcttcataATAGGAATTACCTTTAAGACCAGcaacataaaataatttattacttttttgatagttattactactattattatcatcatttatattttgaacgGTACCGTTATGATTATCTCTAATATCTTCTTTGACCTTAacataatcatttttatagtTATCCTTCAAAGGTTCAATATTCTTAAACGTTTCTTTTCCTAgtttattttgattatacatattattgttattttgaTTAGATTCAATTGTTTGTTGACTCACATTTtctattttacattttttatttatattactatatgtatctttttctttttcttgttGTTGTTTCTTTTgattacattttattttattatcatattggTTATCCTTTCGTTTTTCATTGCATCCTTGATTGGTTGTTTGTTTTTCCAACTTATTTAATGTTTTTGACttcttattcatatatttggAAAAATATTTGGTGATATAAAAATCGTACCCACTAAAAGATATATCCATCCCTTTGATAGTATAAggaaagaataataattctgtaaagtctt contains:
- a CDS encoding tRNA N6-adenosine threonylcarbamoyltransferase, which gives rise to MFDNMEVDKKNGKKKYILGIEGSANKLGISIINEDMNILVNMRRTYISEIGCGFIPREISAHHKYYIIDMIKSCLKKVNIKISDITLICYTKGPGIGSALYIGYNIAKILYSYFNIPVVGVNHCIAHIEMGIFITKLYNPIVLYVSGSNTQIIYYNDHKKKYEIIGETLDIAIGNVIDRSARILKISNAPSPGYNVELLARKKYLLNIMKRNNNKNKNNITKEQEMKDNDFNPNELNDEQINDNKKMEDFTELLFFPYTIKGMDISFSGYDFYITKYFSKYMNKKSKTLNKLEKQTTNQGCNEKRKDNQYDNKIKCNQKKQQQEKEKDTYSNINKKCKIENVSQQTIESNQNNNNMYNQNKLGKETFKNIEPLKDNYKNDYVKVKEDIRDNHNGTVQNINDDNNSSNNYQKSNKLFYVAGLKGNSYYEDNIIFESEHKENYGENDEYIDDNCSIETASDFYEKSVNEEGEGEGEEDVIDLTEEEKRKIQICYSLQHHIFSMLIEITERAIAFTNSKEVIIVGGVGCNLFLQNMMKKMAKQKNIKIGFMDHSYCVDNGAMIAYTGYLEYLHAKNKDIYNFNNITIHQRYRTDDVFVTWK